A stretch of the Sorangium aterium genome encodes the following:
- a CDS encoding SpvB/TcaC N-terminal domain-containing protein, with amino-acid sequence MNAREPKKETTAAPAASPAAPDGGAGGRRRDAAPLAREGSGNTEAPKGLPGAPKAPELPAPALPKGGGAIRGVDEKFSANPVTGTGSFSIPLPLSPGRPGFGPALAVTYDSGAGNGPFGAGWQLSIPRITRKTDRGLPRYDDAHESDVFVLSGAEDLVPARSIDGAVLDRYETDSERVIRYRPRVEGAFARIERREVKESGNVYWTATTPDNITSVYGRSPEARIADPARPARIFSWLLEETRDDKGNVVAYAYKAEDLTGVARDEAAESHRHAGRAAVANRHLKRVRYGNTVPGVAGSFLFEVVFDYGEHDAEAPTPSESAPWLVRQDPFSVYRAGFEIRTYRLCRRVLMFHHMSELGETPCLVRSLDLTYVPGRHLTRLTAATQAGYLRDPQTQAYSREALPPIALTYSEPVIHREVKSLDPESLRDLPGGTTGTGRRWVDLDGEALPGVLIEEGEALYYKQNLGGGLLSAARPLQTRPAVSGGQLLDVDGDGRKERVVFERPVAGYFDREGAGWAAFRPFASQPNVDWSDPNVRLIDLNGDGHEDILITGPDTFTWYPSLAKGGFDRPITIARPSDEERGPSLVFADAAQSIFLADMSGDGLVDLVRIRNGNVCYWPNLGYCRFGAKVQMSGSMRFDHEGRFDPKRIRLADVDGSGTTDIVYLHPDGVRFYANNAGNTLAAPVILPPLPDVSDLAAVEVIDLLGCGTGCLVWASSLPGARPRVRYIDLLGSKKPHLLTSIANNLGRTTTVAYAPSTKFYLADRAVGRRWVTRLPFVVHVIERVEVFDAISRHRFVTTYAYHHGDYDGVEREMRGFGMVEQRDTESFSAFSGAGFAPPAANADPELHLPPVLTKTWFHTGAWMEGAKISAQYESEYYAGDAEAVRLADTLLPEGLRAVEMREACRALKGRPLRQEVYALDGSAEEPRPYVVKEHSYAMRRLQPAVGNAHAVFFAHAREALEYHYERSESDPRVAHALTLEVDDYGAVLRAAQIGYRRRAAWTAFPEQGQGKATLTENDVEHLTPDEEGAYRIGVPTATRIYELHGLPLGSEGVLAFQAVLDAADGATHLEYDGTPGGSFQKRLLQYARTRYWSDDLTAPLPFGEVGSRALPYESFAKVLTPSLITWVFGSRVTSGMLAEGGYVQLPDDPDYWVSSGRAVPSAAHFYLPTTFVDPFSNASQVAYDPYCLLVTAVTDPLSNLVEAVPDYRVLAPRQLTDANRNVSEVLFDALGRVTAMVVMGKSGAGEGDTREDPTATFAYDLERFVLTGKPNVVHARAREQHGPANLRWLDTYSYSDGSGNEVLRKVKAEPGLAPERDANGALVHDAEGDLVFSHATSRWVGTGRTVLDNKGNPVKQYEPFFSATHEYEDEAELVEWGVTPILRYDPLGRLIRTDLPNGTFSRVVFDAWKQTSHDPNDTVLESAWYAARQALPPGDPQRRAANLAAAHAGTPAVSHLDALGRVFRAVADNGAEGQYVTQSTLDIEGQPLVITDARDNEAMQHRFGLGGQLLYQKSNDGGERWMLAGATGQRLRAWNGRGFVYRSSYDGLRRPTHEQVQLGSGSERLARRYVYGEAHPQATALNLRGRAYQVYDGAGAVTSQAYDFKGNLLQASRRLRSDVHADADWSVLSALTDVAAIATAAEPLLETESFGTQTAYDALNRPTSLTAPDASEVKPTYNEAGLLERVEARIRGAVAWTTFVDNIDYDAKGQRERIDYGNGTSTVYTYDPLTFRLARLRTTRSSDGAVLQNLTYTYDPVGNIVEIGDSAQQTVFFNNAVVSPSAQYVYDAVYRLIEATGREHAGGLADVQRDENDVPIQALPHANDAQALRNYTEQYFYDAVGNIQRMEHLAGAGTWIRRYSYEMTSNRLVTTFGAPEGEPSSPMYPHDAHGNMTAMPHIAALTWDENDQLQSIDLDGGGVVYYTYDAAGQRVRKAWEHSGLVEERIYIGGYEVYRKRNAAGLVLERQTLHVMDGARRVAMVETKTVDTSGPLTVTPRVRYQLDNHLGSASLEVDGAGLVIGYEEYHPYGTTAYWSTSSAAEVSRKRYRYTGQEKDEESGLYYHGARYYAPWLGRWTAADPSGFNASASSYWYTTDNPVKFLDPAGLDPPLPHDTRTTDQQNLSYAGDLPSALPGGQTTATPSEEDRIIPLIDPSMDYNERLEVVREQHRSLVPVEQQTRFPITDWSKPEYGGMPLRWGELPTASFHEGPYGPWEDLMWRGAFLLKGKSDLSDALLEQYMYGNGGTYRISADELAKLSMETGADYNVRYADFKTGPEPTLREALRDQARHSASPSDFTWSGAAIVNDGLGGARATVSGTLYSFGDGGYEFRGVGSFTDIWDFDVPPDQSHRSAVGASRTKIGHDLLPGVEFRVETELFSVEILRDGMLLSPVRDHEEAAQKRWRAQ; translated from the coding sequence ATGAACGCTCGTGAACCCAAGAAGGAAACCACCGCTGCTCCGGCAGCATCACCGGCCGCGCCGGACGGCGGAGCCGGCGGCAGGCGCCGAGACGCCGCGCCCCTCGCCCGGGAGGGGTCCGGTAACACCGAGGCTCCGAAGGGCCTCCCCGGCGCGCCCAAGGCGCCGGAGCTGCCCGCGCCCGCGCTGCCGAAGGGCGGCGGCGCGATCCGCGGGGTGGATGAGAAATTCTCCGCGAACCCGGTGACGGGCACGGGGTCGTTCTCGATCCCGCTGCCGCTGAGCCCCGGCCGCCCGGGGTTCGGGCCAGCGCTGGCGGTGACGTACGACTCCGGGGCTGGCAATGGCCCGTTCGGCGCCGGCTGGCAGCTGTCGATCCCGCGCATCACGCGAAAGACCGACAGGGGCCTTCCCCGCTACGACGACGCGCACGAGAGCGATGTGTTCGTCCTGTCCGGCGCGGAGGATCTGGTGCCGGCGCGGTCGATCGACGGCGCGGTGCTCGACCGGTACGAGACGGACAGCGAGCGGGTGATCCGCTACCGTCCCCGCGTGGAGGGCGCGTTTGCGCGCATCGAGCGCCGCGAGGTCAAGGAGAGCGGCAACGTGTACTGGACGGCGACGACGCCGGACAACATAACGAGCGTCTACGGGCGGAGCCCGGAGGCACGGATTGCCGACCCGGCGAGGCCTGCGCGCATCTTCTCGTGGCTGCTGGAGGAGACGCGGGACGACAAGGGCAATGTCGTGGCCTACGCGTACAAGGCGGAGGACCTGACCGGCGTGGCGCGCGACGAGGCCGCGGAGAGCCACCGCCACGCGGGCCGCGCGGCGGTTGCGAACCGCCATCTCAAGCGCGTCCGTTACGGGAACACGGTGCCGGGCGTCGCGGGGAGCTTCCTGTTCGAGGTCGTCTTCGATTACGGCGAGCACGACGCCGAGGCGCCCACGCCCTCGGAGAGCGCCCCGTGGCTGGTCCGTCAGGACCCGTTCTCAGTGTACCGCGCCGGGTTCGAGATCCGCACGTACCGGCTCTGCCGTCGCGTGCTGATGTTTCACCATATGTCCGAGCTCGGCGAGACGCCGTGCCTCGTGCGGTCGCTCGACCTCACGTACGTGCCGGGCCGTCACCTCACGCGCCTCACCGCCGCGACCCAGGCCGGCTATCTCCGCGATCCGCAGACCCAGGCGTACAGCCGTGAGGCGCTCCCGCCGATCGCGCTGACGTACAGCGAGCCGGTGATTCACCGCGAGGTGAAGTCGCTCGACCCCGAGAGTCTGCGCGACCTGCCGGGCGGCACGACGGGGACGGGGCGGCGGTGGGTCGATCTCGACGGCGAGGCGCTGCCCGGCGTGCTGATCGAGGAGGGCGAGGCGCTGTATTACAAACAGAACCTCGGCGGGGGCCTCTTGTCCGCGGCGCGGCCGCTGCAAACTCGCCCGGCCGTCTCCGGCGGGCAGCTGCTCGACGTCGACGGAGACGGGCGCAAGGAGAGGGTGGTGTTCGAGCGGCCGGTGGCGGGCTACTTCGACCGCGAAGGCGCGGGCTGGGCGGCGTTCCGCCCGTTCGCGTCGCAGCCGAACGTCGACTGGAGCGACCCGAACGTCCGCCTCATCGATCTGAACGGCGACGGGCACGAGGACATCCTGATCACGGGGCCCGACACGTTTACCTGGTATCCGTCGCTCGCCAAGGGCGGCTTCGACCGGCCGATCACGATCGCGCGTCCGAGCGACGAGGAGCGCGGGCCGTCGCTCGTCTTCGCCGACGCGGCGCAGAGCATCTTCCTGGCCGACATGAGCGGCGACGGGCTGGTGGACCTCGTGCGGATCCGGAACGGCAACGTGTGTTACTGGCCCAACCTCGGATATTGCCGCTTCGGCGCGAAGGTGCAGATGAGCGGCAGCATGCGGTTCGATCACGAGGGCCGCTTCGACCCGAAGCGCATCCGCCTCGCCGACGTGGACGGCTCGGGGACGACCGATATCGTCTACCTGCACCCGGACGGCGTGCGCTTCTATGCGAACAACGCCGGCAATACGCTGGCTGCACCGGTGATCCTGCCGCCGCTGCCCGACGTGAGCGATCTGGCGGCAGTCGAGGTGATCGATCTGCTCGGCTGCGGGACCGGGTGCCTGGTGTGGGCCTCGTCGCTGCCCGGGGCGCGCCCGCGGGTGCGCTACATCGATCTGCTCGGGAGCAAGAAGCCGCACCTCTTGACCTCGATCGCGAACAACCTCGGCAGAACTACGACGGTGGCGTATGCGCCGTCGACGAAGTTCTACCTCGCCGACCGGGCGGTTGGCCGACGGTGGGTGACGAGGCTGCCGTTCGTGGTCCATGTCATCGAGCGCGTCGAGGTCTTCGACGCGATCTCGCGGCATCGCTTCGTGACAACGTATGCCTACCACCACGGCGACTACGATGGTGTGGAACGGGAGATGCGCGGCTTCGGCATGGTGGAGCAGCGGGACACCGAGTCGTTCTCGGCGTTCAGCGGGGCCGGCTTCGCGCCGCCCGCGGCAAACGCCGATCCCGAGCTGCACCTGCCGCCGGTGCTGACGAAGACGTGGTTCCATACCGGCGCCTGGATGGAGGGGGCGAAGATCTCGGCGCAGTACGAGAGCGAGTATTACGCCGGCGACGCGGAGGCGGTCCGCCTTGCGGACACGCTGCTTCCCGAGGGGCTCCGCGCCGTGGAGATGCGCGAGGCGTGCCGGGCGCTCAAGGGGCGGCCCCTCCGCCAGGAGGTCTACGCGCTCGACGGGTCGGCGGAGGAGCCGCGCCCGTACGTCGTCAAGGAGCACAGCTACGCGATGCGGCGCCTCCAGCCCGCGGTGGGCAATGCGCATGCGGTGTTCTTCGCCCATGCGCGCGAGGCGCTGGAGTACCATTACGAGCGCAGCGAGAGCGATCCGCGCGTGGCGCACGCGCTCACGCTGGAGGTCGACGATTACGGTGCGGTCCTGCGGGCGGCGCAGATCGGATATCGCCGGCGGGCGGCGTGGACGGCGTTCCCCGAGCAGGGGCAGGGGAAGGCGACGCTGACGGAGAACGATGTGGAGCACCTGACCCCGGACGAGGAGGGTGCTTATCGGATCGGGGTCCCGACCGCGACCCGGATCTACGAGCTGCACGGCCTGCCGCTCGGCTCGGAGGGGGTGCTCGCGTTCCAGGCGGTCCTCGACGCGGCGGACGGCGCGACGCACCTCGAGTACGACGGGACGCCGGGCGGGTCGTTCCAGAAGCGCCTGTTGCAGTATGCGCGCACGAGGTACTGGAGCGACGATCTCACGGCGCCGCTGCCGTTCGGCGAGGTCGGCAGCAGGGCGCTGCCGTATGAGAGCTTCGCCAAGGTCCTCACGCCTTCGCTGATCACGTGGGTGTTCGGCTCTCGCGTCACGAGCGGCATGCTCGCGGAGGGGGGCTATGTCCAGCTCCCGGACGATCCGGACTACTGGGTGTCCTCGGGGCGGGCGGTGCCCTCGGCGGCTCACTTCTACTTGCCGACAACGTTCGTTGATCCGTTCAGCAATGCGTCGCAGGTCGCCTACGACCCGTATTGCCTGCTCGTGACGGCGGTGACCGACCCGTTGAGCAATCTCGTGGAAGCCGTCCCCGACTACCGCGTCCTCGCCCCGCGGCAGCTCACGGACGCAAACCGCAACGTGAGCGAGGTGCTCTTCGACGCGCTAGGCCGGGTCACGGCGATGGTGGTGATGGGAAAGTCGGGGGCCGGTGAGGGCGACACGCGCGAGGATCCGACGGCGACGTTCGCGTACGACCTGGAGCGGTTCGTTCTCACCGGCAAGCCGAACGTGGTGCACGCCCGCGCCCGCGAGCAGCACGGACCGGCCAACCTGCGCTGGCTGGACACGTACAGCTACTCCGACGGCTCGGGCAACGAGGTGCTGCGCAAGGTGAAGGCGGAGCCAGGGCTCGCGCCCGAGCGCGACGCGAACGGCGCGCTGGTGCACGACGCGGAGGGCGACCTGGTCTTTTCGCATGCGACGTCGCGCTGGGTCGGGACCGGGCGCACGGTGCTGGACAACAAGGGCAATCCGGTCAAGCAGTACGAGCCGTTCTTCAGCGCGACGCACGAGTACGAGGACGAAGCGGAGCTCGTGGAGTGGGGGGTCACGCCGATCCTGCGGTACGATCCGCTCGGCCGGCTCATCCGGACCGACCTGCCCAATGGCACGTTCTCGCGGGTGGTGTTCGATGCGTGGAAGCAGACGTCGCACGATCCGAACGACACGGTGCTGGAGAGCGCGTGGTACGCGGCGCGCCAGGCGCTGCCGCCGGGCGACCCGCAGCGCCGTGCGGCCAACCTGGCGGCAGCACACGCCGGTACCCCGGCGGTGAGTCACCTGGACGCGCTGGGGCGGGTGTTCCGCGCGGTGGCGGACAACGGTGCCGAGGGGCAGTACGTCACGCAGAGCACGCTGGATATCGAGGGGCAGCCGCTCGTGATCACGGACGCGCGCGACAACGAGGCGATGCAGCATCGCTTCGGACTGGGCGGGCAACTGCTCTATCAGAAGAGCAACGACGGCGGCGAGCGGTGGATGCTGGCGGGCGCGACAGGACAGCGGCTGCGGGCGTGGAACGGGCGAGGGTTCGTCTACCGCTCGTCGTACGATGGGCTGCGCCGGCCGACGCACGAGCAGGTGCAGCTGGGCTCGGGCAGCGAGCGGCTGGCGCGCCGTTACGTCTACGGCGAAGCGCACCCGCAGGCGACGGCGCTGAACCTGCGCGGCAGGGCGTACCAGGTGTATGATGGCGCGGGAGCTGTGACGAGCCAGGCGTACGACTTCAAGGGCAACCTGCTGCAGGCGTCGCGCCGGCTGCGGAGCGACGTGCACGCCGACGCCGACTGGTCGGTGCTGTCGGCGCTGACGGATGTGGCTGCCATTGCGACGGCGGCGGAGCCGCTGCTGGAGACCGAGAGCTTCGGCACGCAGACGGCGTACGATGCGCTGAACCGCCCAACCAGCCTGACGGCCCCGGATGCAAGCGAGGTCAAGCCGACGTACAACGAGGCGGGGCTGCTGGAGCGGGTGGAGGCGCGGATTCGAGGCGCGGTGGCGTGGACGACGTTCGTTGACAACATCGACTACGACGCGAAGGGCCAGCGAGAGCGGATCGACTACGGTAACGGCACGTCCACGGTGTATACGTACGATCCGCTGACCTTCCGGCTCGCGCGCCTCCGGACCACGCGCAGCTCGGATGGCGCGGTTCTCCAGAACCTGACGTACACGTACGATCCCGTCGGGAATATCGTCGAGATCGGGGACAGCGCGCAGCAGACGGTGTTCTTCAACAACGCGGTGGTGTCGCCGAGTGCGCAGTACGTGTACGACGCGGTCTACCGGCTGATCGAGGCGACGGGACGAGAGCACGCGGGCGGGCTCGCCGACGTGCAGCGCGATGAGAACGACGTGCCGATCCAGGCGCTGCCCCACGCGAACGATGCGCAGGCCCTCAGGAACTACACCGAGCAGTACTTTTACGACGCAGTCGGCAACATCCAGCGGATGGAGCATCTGGCCGGCGCGGGGACCTGGATCCGGCGGTATTCCTACGAGATGACGAGCAACCGGCTCGTGACCACCTTCGGGGCTCCTGAAGGCGAGCCGTCCAGCCCGATGTATCCCCATGACGCCCACGGCAACATGACGGCCATGCCACACATCGCAGCGCTCACGTGGGATGAGAACGACCAGCTGCAAAGCATCGATCTCGATGGCGGCGGAGTCGTGTATTACACCTACGACGCCGCCGGGCAGCGCGTGCGCAAGGCCTGGGAGCACAGCGGGCTCGTCGAGGAGCGCATCTACATCGGCGGCTACGAGGTCTACCGCAAGCGCAACGCGGCGGGGCTCGTGCTCGAGCGACAGACGCTGCACGTGATGGATGGCGCGCGGCGGGTGGCCATGGTCGAGACCAAGACGGTCGACACCTCGGGGCCGCTCACGGTAACGCCGCGGGTGCGCTACCAGCTCGACAATCACCTCGGGTCGGCGTCGCTGGAGGTGGACGGGGCAGGGCTCGTGATCGGCTACGAGGAGTATCACCCCTACGGGACGACGGCGTACTGGTCGACCAGCAGCGCGGCGGAGGTGAGCCGAAAGCGGTATCGCTACACCGGCCAGGAGAAGGACGAGGAATCGGGGCTGTACTACCACGGGGCGAGGTACTACGCGCCGTGGCTCGGGAGGTGGACGGCGGCGGACCCGAGCGGCTTCAACGCTTCAGCGAGCTCATACTGGTATACCACAGACAACCCGGTAAAATTCCTCGATCCGGCCGGCTTGGACCCGCCGCTGCCACATGACACGCGAACGACCGATCAGCAAAACCTCTCCTACGCGGGAGATCTGCCTTCTGCTCTGCCCGGTGGCCAGACGACGGCAACACCCAGCGAAGAAGATCGAATCATTCCCCTGATAGACCCCTCGATGGACTACAATGAGCGCCTCGAAGTCGTTCGTGAGCAGCACCGTAGTCTAGTCCCCGTCGAACAGCAGACGCGCTTTCCGATCACAGATTGGAGCAAGCCTGAGTACGGAGGAATGCCCCTTCGTTGGGGAGAGTTGCCCACAGCTTCGTTCCACGAAGGCCCGTATGGCCCGTGGGAGGACTTGATGTGGAGGGGTGCATTTCTGTTGAAGGGCAAGTCGGATCTTTCGGATGCGCTGCTCGAACAGTATATGTACGGCAACGGAGGCACGTACCGCATCTCCGCTGATGAGCTAGCTAAGCTATCGATGGAGACTGGCGCGGACTACAACGTTAGATATGCAGACTTCAAGACAGGCCCCGAGCCGACGCTGCGCGAAGCGCTGCGTGATCAAGCGAGACACAGTGCATCACCATCGGATTTCACTTGGTCCGGGGCCGCAATCGTGAACGATGGCCTCGGCGGCGCCCGAGCAACCGTCTCGGGAACCCTATATTCGTTCGGTGATGGCGGCTACGAGTTTCGCGGAGTGGGTTCGTTCACCGACATCTGGGATTTCGATGTGCCACCGGACCAATCTCACCGATCGGCCGTGGGCGCGAGCCGAACCAAGATCGGGCATGATCTGCTTCCGGGGGTCGAATTTCGTGTAGAGACGGAGTTGTTTTCTGTCGAGATACTGCGCGACGGGATGCTGCTATCTCCAGTGCGTGATCACGAGGAGGCCGCACAGAAACGCTGGCGTGCACAGTAG